Proteins encoded within one genomic window of Anopheles gambiae chromosome 3, idAnoGambNW_F1_1, whole genome shotgun sequence:
- the LOC1271019 gene encoding CWF19-like protein 2, whose amino-acid sequence MGSSSTSDSEEERKQRKHKKKEKKSKKSKKEKKHKKEKKHKRHRRHRSSSSSSAGSESDQWVEALPATTDGPSRQSPEAKLEREDWMNSMLIPTYSREPKKEDKKNSTPADQQQQQYDPKTSVRELNPYWKNGGSGLPSFRKPANDEDDYDERDDYYRRRANDSQQPQQQHRPSNAGWKKSARETTANTLAPREDEKRVEKEPESVNKPDALDEQLLTDEQLNELGAKIIKAELLGNTAHAESLKLKLEKAKAYRNEVQANKKQHPSLRHDPAAQKRRISTDEPITYVTGKQGSERSQRFDGRKQKRYQQNLPPGPDLADKFRSERVENDNMDAQFFKVSAKMGDGKRLENIFDHQKASSSAAGMDGIEERSVKDMNRMAKAQADCERCLNSSVFGQEQLISMGKNVYLAIPTWRALQPKHCFIVPVGHYPCLTQVDEDVHRDIVDVCKALVQMFRKHGMEVVFFETVRYLHRNPHTYIQCVPAKDYEMAPFYFKKAILESETEWAMNKKLHTVEGFNVRRTVPKGLPYFWVNFNMESGFAHVIEDQELFPVTFATETIAGILGLDTRDWRKPRKEMNPAQKVEEFKRWWSEYDSILQTK is encoded by the exons ATGGGATCTTCTTCCACCTCCGACAGCGAGGAAGAGCGCAAACAGCGCAagcacaagaaaaaggagaaaaagtccaaaaaatccaaaaaggagaaaaagcataaaaaagaaaagaaacacaaacgcCACCGGCGGCATcgctcgtcctcgtcgtccagCGCGGGAAGCGAAAGCGATCAGTGGGTTGAGGCACTGCCAGCAACTACTGATGGCCCCTCCCGACAGTCGCCCGAAGCGAAGCTCGAGCGTGAAGATTGGATGAACAGCATGCTGATACCGACGTACAGTCGGGAGCCGAAAAAGGAGGACAAGAAAAACAGTACGCCCgcggaccagcagcagcagcagtacgatcCGAAGACAAGCGTCCGTGAGCTGAATCCGTACTGGAAGAACGGGGGCAGCGGGTTGCCCAGCTTTCGCAAACCGGCCAATGATGAGGATGACTACGATGAGCGGGATGATTACTACCGACGTCGTGCGAACGATtcacagcagccgcagcaacagcatcggCCTAGTAATGCTGGATGGAAAAAATCCGCTCGAGAAACCACTGCAAATACACTCGCACCAAGGGAAGATGAGAAAAGGGTAGAAAAGGAACCGGAAAGCGTGAACAAACCGGATGCTCTCGATGAACAGCTCCTGACGGACGAGCAGTTGAATGAGCTGGGAGCTAAAATCATCAAAGCGGAACTGCTCGGCAACACCGCGCATGCAGAAAGTTTAAAGCTGAAGCTAGAAAAGGCTAAAGCATACCGTAATGAAGTGCAAGCGAACAAAAAGCAGCATCCGTCCCTCCGCCATGATCCGGCTGCTCAGAAACGAAGAATAAGCACGGACGAGCCAATCACGTACGTTACCGGCAAACAGGGCAGTGAACGGTCCCAGCGCTTCGACGGTAGGAAGCAGAAACGCTACCAGCAAAATCTACCACCCGGGCCGGATCTGGCCGACAAGTTCCGGTCCGAGCGAGTCGAGAACGACAACATGGACGCACAGTTCTTCAAAGTGTCCGCGAAGATGGGCGACGGCAAGCGGTTGGAAAACATCTTCGACCACCAGAAGGCGTCCTCGTCCGCTGCCGGTATGGATGGCATCGAAGAGCGGTCGGTCAAGGACATGAACCGTATGGCCAAGGCACAGGCCGACTGTGAGCGTTGCCTCAACTCGTCCGTGTTCGGTCAGGAGCAGCTCATTTCGATGGGCAAAAACGTTTACCTCGCGATACCGACTTGGCGAGCGCTACAGCCCAAGCACTGCTTCATTGTGCCGGTCGGTCACTATCCCTGCCTGACGCAGGTCGACGAGGACGTTCATCGGGACATCGTAGACGTGTGCAAGGCGCTGGTGCAGATGTTCCGCAAGCACGGCATGGAGGTGGTATTTTTCGAAACGGTTCGCTACCTGCACCGCAACCCGCACACGTACATCCAGTGCGTGCCGGCGAAGGATTACGAGATGGCACCGTTCTACTTCAAGAAAGCGATCCTCGAGTCGGAGACGGAGTGGGCCATGAACAAAAAGCTACACACCGTGGAGGGGTTCAATGTGCGGCGCACGGTGCCGAAGGGTTTGCCCTACTTTTGGGTAAACTTTAACATGGAGAGCGGGTTCGCGCACGTGATCGAGGATCAGGAACTGTTTCCGGTTACCTTTGCAACG GAAACGATTGCCGGCATTCTTGGGCTCGATACGCGAGATTGGCGCAAACCGAGGAAGGAGATGAATCCGGCCCAAAAAGTGGAAGAGTTTAAGCGGTGGTGGAGTGAATATGACTCCATTctgcaaacaaaataa
- the LOC1271018 gene encoding small ribosomal subunit protein eS19A translates to MPGITVKDVDQDKVVEGVALFLKKSGKLKVPEYVDLIKTAKFKELAPTDPDWFYVRCASILRRLYHHSPAGIGSICRIYGGRQRHGVRPSHFCRADGSATRKAVQALEAIKMIERHADGGRKLSSQGQRDLDRIAAQISSKKREAAKKEAAQVLKLQE, encoded by the exons ATGCCTGGAATCACCGTAAAGGACGTTGATCAAGACAAAGTGGTTGAGGGTGTTGCCCTTTTCCTCAAGAA GTCTGGAAAGCTGAAGGTGCCGGAGTATGTGGATCTGATCAAGACCGCCAAGTTCAAGGAGCTGGCCCCGACCGACCCGGACTGGTTCTACGTCCGCTGTGCCTCGATCCTGCGCCGCCTGTACCACCACAGCCCGGCCGGCATCGGGTCGATCTGCCGCATCTACGGTGGCCGCCAGCGCCACGGTGTGCGACCGTCCCACTTCTGCCGGGCCGACGGTAGCGCCACCCGCAAGGCCGTCCAGGCCCTCGAAGCCATCAAGATGATCGAGCGGCACGCGGACGGTGGCCGCAAGCTCTCCAGCCAGGGCCAGCGCGATCTGGACCGCATCGCGGCCCAGATTTCCAGCAAGAAGCGCGAAGCGGCCAAGAAGGAAGCCGCCCAGGTGCTGAAGCTGCAGGaataa